A DNA window from Drosophila sechellia strain sech25 chromosome X, ASM438219v1, whole genome shotgun sequence contains the following coding sequences:
- the LOC6617649 gene encoding uncharacterized protein LOC6617649, which produces MAVLGSLFLLSMLDMKTLNLTRLDGLLVEPTRDLAQLELYLQAGSDHRDEENPYVQWFLQRTEIPLSIVTYQENLYWMDDPFGRRNLVLVMSLDQLLTNRGAAAPIQKAGTFFYILADQDEDLSADEQLRLEGSCRQLWTQHKVYNRFFLTRDGVWIYDPFKRRDSAFGRLVRYYGSETLDKLLFRDMAGYPLRIQMFKSVYTRPEFDKESGLLTRVTGVDFLVAQMLRERLNFTMLLQQPEENYFGERYANGSYNGAIGSIINDGLDICLTGFFVKDYLVQQYMDFTVAVYDDELCIYVPKASRIPQSILPIFAVGYDIWLGFVLTAFACALIWLTLRVINLKLRIVSLGNQHILEQALGIVVDTWVVWVRLNLSHLPASYAERMFIGTLCLVSVIFGAIFESSLATVYIHPLYYRDINTMQELDESGLKVVYKYSSMADDLFFSETSPLFASLNNKLTWNRDLRADVIDEVARFRNQSGVSRYTSLILESSQLTLLNKIWVVPECPKYYTISYVMPRDSPWEDAVNALLLRFLNAGLIVKWIQDEKSWVDIKMRSSILQADAESELVRVLTIGDLQLAFYVVIGGNLLAFLGFLAEHFRRKLQKKGV; this is translated from the exons ATGGCGGTGCTTGGATCGCTTTTCCTGCTTTCCATGCTGGACATGAAAACGCTGAACTTGACCCGGCTGGATGGACTGCTGGTGGAACCCACCAGGGATTTGGCGCAGCTGGAACTTTATCTGCAAGCGGGTTCAGATCATCGGGACGAGGAGAATCCCTATGTCCAGTGGTTTCTGCAACGAACGGAAATTCCGCTGAGCATCGTAACCTATCAGGAGAATCTCTATTGGATGGACGATCCGTTTGGCCGAAGAAATCTAGTCCTGGTCATGAGTTTGGATCAACTTTTGACCAATCGTGGAGCGGCTGCACCGATACAGAAAGCTGGTACTTTCTTCTACATCCTGGCAGATCAAGACGAGGACCTGTCCGCAGATGAACAACTCCGTTTGGAGGGCAGCTGCCGACAGTTGTGGACGCAGCACAAAGTCTATAATCGGTTTTTCCTAACCAGAGATGGTGTGTGGATCTATGATCCCTTCAAGCGTCGCGATTCCGCCTTTGGACGATTGGTGCGATATTACGGCTCGGAGACCCTGGATAAGCTGCTCTTCCGCGACATGGCTGGCTATCCACTGCGCATCCAGATGTTTAAGTCCGTCTACACTCGTCCGGAATTCGATAAGGAATCCGGTCTGCTGACCAGAGTCACTGGCGTGGACTTTCTTGTGGCCCAAATGCTCAGGGAGCGATTGAATTTCACCATGCTACTGCAGCAGCCGGAAGAAAATTACTTTGG AGAACGCTATGCGAATGGGAGCTACAATGGCGCCATCGGTTCGATCATCAACGATGGACTGGACATTTGCCTCACGGGATTCTTCGTCAAGGATTACCTGGTGCAGCAGTACATGGACTTCACTGTGGCCGTGTACGACGATGAGTTGTGCATATATGTGCCGAAAGCCAGTCGTATACCGCAATCGATATTGCCCATATTTGCAGTTGGCTATGATATTTGGCTGGGCTTCGTGCTGACCGCCTTTGCTTGTGCTCTCATTTGGCTAACATTGCGGGTGATTAATCTGAAGCTGAGGATAGTGAGTCTGGGCAATCAGCATATTTTGGAACAGGCATTGGGCATTGTGGTGGATACTTGGGTGGTTTGGGTGCGACTCAACTTGAGTCACCTGCCAGCGAGCTATGCCGAAAGGATGTTCATTGGAACGCTGTGTCTGGTGAGCGTGATATTCGGCGCGATTTTCGAGTCCAGCTTGGCCACGGTGTATATACATCCATTGTACTATAGGGATATAAATACCATGCAGGAGTTGGATGAAAGCGGCTTGAAGGTGGTCTACAAATACTCATCCATGGCGGATGATTTGTTCTTCAGCGAAACATCGCCATTATTCGCGAGTCTCAATAATAAACTCACCTGGAATCGAGATCTACGTGCGGATGTCATCGATGAGGTGGCCAGATTTAGGAACCAGTCTGGGGTCTCCAGATATACCTCCTTGATATTGGAATCCTCGCAGTTAACGCTGCTCAATAAAATTTGGGTGGTTCCCGAGTGCCCCAAGTACTATACCATCTCGTATGTGATGCCGAGGGATTCGCCATGGGAAGATGCTGTAAATGCGTTGCTTTTGAGATTCCTGAATGCTGGACTGATTGTCAAATGGATCCAGGACGAGAAGTCCTGGGTGGACATCAAAATGAGGTCGAGCATCCTGCAAGCCGATGCTGAATCCGAACTTGTGAGGGTCCTAACTATTGGGGATCTGCAGTTGGCCTTCTACGTGGTCATCGGGGGTAATTTGTTGGCTTTTCTCGGCTTTCTAGCCGAGCATTTCAGGCGAAAACTGCAAAAGAAAGGGGTATAG
- the LOC6617650 gene encoding protein sisterless A: MERSHLYLPTLSYAAMGHVYAPYHGSSSPALSTASSTSSKPEQIEELVSQQLHHLKMHYADEEQRYVDQMLLENPIVVERRAPPPLKTELAMDCRGSGSGSGSGSGSDVKDAQRQRAESCRKSRYNNKIKKAKLRFRHKFVSGQLKKSAVMLDTMRDVIAQAEKQLLERGFPAATLERMRATFGLEMEQ; the protein is encoded by the coding sequence ATGGAACGGAGTCATCTTTATTTGCCCACCCTGAGCTACGCGGCCATGGGTCACGTATACGCACCGTATCACGGAAGCAGCTCACCCGCACTATCAACAGCATCGTCAACATCATCGAAGCCGGAGCAGATCGAGGAGCTGGTGTCCCAGCAGCTGCATCATCTCAAGATGCACTACGCCGACGAGGAGCAACGCTACGTGGACCAGATGCTCCTCGAGAATCCCATTGTTGTGGAGCGCCGTGCACCGCCGCCGCTGAAAACGGAGCTTGCCATGGATTGCCGCGGATCGGGTTCCGGATCAGGTTCCGGTTCTGGTTCGGATGTCAAGGATGCCCAGCGCCAGAGGGCCGAGTCGTGCCGCAAATCCCGCTACAACAACAAGATCAAGAAGGCCAAGCTGCGCTTCCGGCACAAATTCGTCAGCGGGCAGCTGAAGAAGAGCGCCGTCATGTTGGACACGATGCGGGATGTGATTGCCCAGGCGGAGAAGCAGCTGCTCGAGCGGGGATTCCCCGCCGCCACCCTCGAGCGGATGCGGGCCACCTTCGGCCTGGAAATGGAGCAGTGA